In Setaria italica strain Yugu1 chromosome IX, Setaria_italica_v2.0, whole genome shotgun sequence, the genomic stretch CTCTCACTAAGGAAAACAAAGAGCAAAAAACGTTGCTACTACCCGAAACTATATAAAAATCCAGATTTTTCGTTGCATGTTTTGGTCGCAGAATGGGTGCAGATACAGAATAACTTATGTGGCCAGAGGAGCGCGTGTGGGTACCGGAACATGACAGCAACTGAAGGACGCCGCGTCAGTCTTAGTTAAAAAGAACTGAAAACGGCGTCCGGTCTGAACCTACTTCCCATCGGAGACCGGGGATTGACCCATCCATCAACCGTTCCACAGCTCAAACAAACTCGTACTAGGAATATCAATAAAAACCAGAAGGGGCCAAACATTCAATATATCTAGTGGACGTTCAGATGGGAGAATTTGAACGTTAGGTAAAATTTGCCTGCATTTGATTTCCACAGAGCTGATTGGACCAAGAATATAATGGCTGAATGGGAACACGAGGGAGGCATGAACTGGCTGCCCTGCCATGGGGACTATTTGTCAATTAAACAGGTTTAATTATAATGTCCTCAAGTGTTGGAAGGCAGTGAGGTTGGTGCTTCCAGTAGTGTGTGCCTGTTTGATTTTAAATTTGTTTGGCCTTTATGTATATAGGACCTCTAGAATGAGGAGCAGGTACCGTACGCTGGTCTTCAGCTGACATGCTTCTAGAGAAAGAATGCAGACATTAGGAAATAGTTTCAGCTGAAATATCGTCATGGAGACACTGTTCTTTGAGCAAGGCGGGTGCGTGCGTGCTTGCTCGATCTCCAATTTTTGGCGCTTGTATGACTTCTAGAATGAGGAGACGGTGTTGTTAGTCTTCATCTGACAGCTGACATgcttctagaaaaaaaatgctgCCATGAAGATATACTTCCAAAAATACCATTGCAAAGGAAACTGTTATCATTCTAGCAAATGCTTTCATAGGATGCAGGAATTCAGAGTAACTTCATTACGGACTTTAGAACCTCTTGCCCTGGATAACATGCACATTTTTAGTACAATTTTGAACGTCCAGCCGTAGATAACATGCTTACGTTTAGCAGATAATCGCATAGTAGTTCAGTGCTGTAAAGCAAAAGCGAAAGGGCCTCTTCAAGATTTTAATACAGCTGCTAACTTTGAATGGAGCAGTGCTGGAAGGATTTCAGTGGTGGCTTTTGTCTGAGTTGCTTTCAGGCACTCCACATGGGCAGGAAAAGATCAAAAGATAGCTCTAGTTTGGAGGTATCTTTCTGCCAGTTTTAGGAGAACCTGTGATTTGACCTGTTACTACTTGTATGAGTTTCTAGACCAGCTCACTTGGTTTGAGCAGTTCTTTGTTAGTGACTACACGTGGTGATGTGACGAACTGCTGCACTCTTTGAACAGCTCTTCCAGAGAGTTCACTACAAGTTACTGCCTACAATTATGGATGGTTATACGTAACAGAGTTACACAAATTTCTGGTCGCAGTTCCTCAGGGAGAcgttctcgaaaaaaaaatcatcggGGAGACCTGAGACTGTGACATGCTTTTGGAGTTCAAACGTGATGATGGGAGCCAAGTTTTTTCAGACCGAAAGAGTGTTAGGATTCGaaatggcgccggcgccggatccGGTTCGGCAGACTTATTTGATGATTCGCAACGAAAATCGCCGTACCGTGCACAAGAGTGCTGAGAAGAGTGCCATTGCTGACAAGGTAGCAGCGCACAGTTGATGACTGGGACTTTGAATTGTTCAAGCTCCAACTTTCACCATGGAATGGTCCCGGCTTCTAGTGTTTGGTAAAACGGGTTTGCTGTAATCAACCTGTCAATGTTTATGAATTTGAAATGCTTGCGTGAATTACGATCAGGTACTAATCGAGACCgatgacacacacacacaaacttGTATGGCAGAATGAAGCTGCTATTCTGGACTGACTCCGAACTGGTCCGAAGTCTGAATTAGGAAAGCTAGACCGGTGGATGAGCTCCATCCATCCACACAAGATCATACACGTGTTCTTTCGTCCTACTATTAAATTCCACAAAGAATtctaaaaaatcaaattaaTTTCAGCCGGTTTCGAATTTTATACGTGATCCCAACCCAAATATGGCCTGAAAACGCTAGACCTGCCGGATCtgccaaaaaggaaaaaggaccGTGACGGCTGGCACCTAACTAAAGCCAGCGCGCGTTAAGGCATTACCGACCGTTTCTTCCCTCCCCCGCGGTTTATACACACATTCAAACATGCGTTCAACGTCAACGTTCCAATTCAAACCCTTTACCCGTCCGTTGCCTTCCCTCCCTATTTGAACCCGCCTTCCACCTCCAGCCCCCCACCCAGTCTTCGCATTGAACGCTTCACACCTCACCCACCAAGAGAACAACCCAGCACGCCTCTCCAAGAACTCATCGTCCAAGCCCCTGACCTTCTAGCTCATCCCGCTGGTCTCGATGGCGCTGCTGGCGCGGAGAGCACGGAGGGCGGTCACCAAGGCGGTGtccctcggcgccggcgccggcggcgtggagctGGCGATCCCGGCGCACTTCCGGTGCCCGATCTCGCTGGACCTCATGCGGGACCCCGTCACGGCGCCGACGGGGATCACCTACGACCGGGAGAGCATCGAGGCCTGGCTGGACACGGGCCGCGCCACCTGCCCCGTTACCCACGCGCCGCTCCGCCACGAGGACCTCGTCCCCAACCACGCCATCCGCCGGGTCATCCAGGACTGGTGCGTCGCCAACCGCTCCCGCGGCGTCGAGCGGATCCCCACGCCCAAGATCCCTGTCACGCCCGTCCAGGCCTCCGAGCTCCTCTTCGACCTCGCCGgggccgcgcgccggcgagaCGCCGTGCCGCGGTGCGCCGAGGTGGTCGCCAGGATAAAGGCACTCGCGAGGGACAGCGAGCGGAACAGGCGATGCTTCGCGTCCATCGGCACgggccgcgcgctcgccgccgcgttcAAGTCGCTCGCTTCCGCCGCTGACACCGCGCCGGCGGGGCGCGTCCTCGAGGACATACTGGCGGCATTGGTCTGCATGATGCCGCTggacgaggaggccgccgcgacACTGGGCTCGCCGAGCTCGCTGGGGTCTCTGGTCGCCATTGCGGAGAGCGGGAGCTTGGCGGGGAGGATGAACGCCGTGCTGGCGATCAAGGAGGTCGTCTCGTGCGACGGAGCGTTCGTGGATTTGAGCAGGAAGTTGGACGAGATTGTAGACGCGCTGGTCAAGATCATCAAGGCTCCCATCTGCCCGCAGGCCACCAAGGCCGCCATGGTCGCCACCTACCACCTGGCGCGGTCCGACGAGCGCGTCGCGGcgcgcctcgccaccgccgggcTCGTCCCCGTGCTCGTCGAGGCCCTCGTCGAGGCCGACAAGAGCATGTCCGAGAAGGCGCTGGCGGTTCTCGACGCGGTGCTCGCGTCGGAGGAAGGCCGCGAGAGCGCACGTGCGCACGCGCTCGCCGTGCCCGTGCTGGTCAAGAAGATGTTCCGCGTGTCCGACCTGGCCACCGAGCTCGCCGTGTCGGCGATGTGGCGGCTCGGCAGGGCGCCCCgcgacggggaggaggacgatgaGGTGACGCGGTGCCTTGTCGAGGCGCTGCGGGTTGGCGCGTTCCAGAAGCTGCTCCTCCTCTTGCAGGTCGGTTGCAGGGATGCAACCAAGGAGAAGGCCACCGAGCTGCTCAAGATGCTCAACAAGTACAAGGGCGTAGGCGAATGTGTCGATGCTGGGGATTTCAGAGGGCTCAATAAGCTGTCGGCCTAAATCGGGAGGAACTTGATGTACAAAAAGTGGATACTGTAAAAAAGAGAGATGTAACCTGTAAGTAGATAGGATAGTTGCAATTTTGTTGGACATGCTTCCATGCTATTTCAGCAGCTTAGGTTCAAACTGAAAATattgattttcttttccttttgtgaAGAACTTGTAAGTTTCTTTTAACATATTTTAAGGGGAGCAATATAATGTCATGCTATCTGAAGAAAATTCTAGAGAAACCAGATCAGAAAATTCTAGAGAAACCAGATCTAAATTCTAAACTACTGAACTGATTTGCATCAACTAGAACTTTCTTAGGACCTCATGCTTGAAATGTGGGGTGGCTCATGCTTGTAAAGTTGGTTTTAGCTAAGTGAGGCTAAAGACCTTTTTCAGTACATGCCACTGATACACTGTGTGCACCTAGTTTTGAATCGTATGCTAATCAACATCATGTCGCCAATTACGGATAAATTATAGATTACGGATGATCATTAGTTATCACTAAAAATTGTCATGAAAGGATGTGCATGGCTAATTTGTGCCTAACTGTAACATGCTGTCACATTTTGTTATTGTCTGGGTGAAACTTTAGATCACATTTGCCCTGTAATCCGAACCTTCAGTGGAACATGACTCCGAGTGCAATAATTATCTCATGACCCTTTTTTTCCAACTTTCATATCGTCCATAGACTTGATCCgtcattcttctccatctgtCCCTGGCGAGATTTACGTCTTATGGGCAGGATCTACCAGTCCTAGAGGAAACCTAAGTGAAGTTAGCAGCACAACGTGGTAAGCGGTCGGCGCCTCGGCAGGGCCCTGCCCGCCTTGATGATGGTAGATGGTTGGGTGGGTTGGGCTAGATCGCTAGAGGCAGGGATAACGATCCTCACGACCTCATGGTGGTTAGATACTTAGATGGAGTCGAGCAGTGGAATGACCAAAGGCCGCTGGATGTTGTGACAGACCCTCATCTCGCGTCTTACTAAATCCGTTCTATCTCATCATACCATGCAAAACACAAGCAATCAGACAGAGCCATGTCCAAGGGCGATGCGTCAAATGAATCCGACTCCGTCCTCACTTCCAATATTACGTACATATATGAgagcaggaaaaagaaaaataccacGCCATTCCCAAAAGCATAACTGGTAGTCTGATAATAACCAAAGCATAACTTATAACCAAACGTCTCGACCCTTTTACCATGAATTTGAAAGAGTAATTATTAGGTCAGCGCTATGAATTTGCTACGAAGTATATATTCTTGcgatttatttttttcccttgtGAATTCTTACAGCATCATCCATAGATTTGTCGAAACCATCCGTTTCGCTCAATGCATGTGTTTTTTGTTCTATATCCGTAGTGTGTTCTGTTCGCTCGACATTCGTTCTAGTCGTGCCTTGGAAGTTGGACTATTCCGCAGCAACGCTAGTCCATTGTATCCGCCTAGACGCACGAACAGTCCTCACCTTTGAAAACCTCAGTTCAAGCTTGGACCGATCGACGGAGTAGTAAAACGTGACCAGGTTGACCCTACACCGACCGAACTTGACCCAGACCAGCCTCTACCCGTACGCCGGCCGGGCCCCATCCAGATCTTTGACCTCCGGTTCTCTCTGCCCGAGCTCGTACGTGTCCGGCGGCTTGCTTGTTTCGTAGCAGCACTTCGTTTGTCTTGGGTTTTTGAGGAGGAATTAGGGGACAGACAGCAGGATAACCAGAATAGATTCAGATCAGAGTAGCAGGAAGAGGAAGCTTAGAGGAAAATGTTTATGTTTATCTCTCCAAAAgatcctctcccctcctctctccacaGCAGGATATAAAAGCTACACACACGCGCACACCGCTCACTCAGTTACATGTGCTCGGCCCTCGTCTGTGCGTGCAAGCACTGCGATCCACTCCGGACCAGCCCATCTTGTGTTGGGCTTCTTCCTCCATGTACTTGTTCGCGGCCCAGGAAGCGATTCACCTTCTTTAGCAGCACTAACAGTTTTACAGCGACTTCCACGACTTGCGTCACGCGGTCACGCCGACGACGAAGCTTGGCGCCTTGGCGGATTGGCGCCCGCGCCGTCCTGATCGTTGGACACCGCCGGCAGTGTGGCGTGCTGATGAGTGATGAAGCGCGACGTGAAACGCCTGAGGTGCTGGGATGGTAAATTTTGCGCAGTGCATAGCACCCTGGGTAGTGCTCTAAGGTAGGACCCACACCTGAGGTGCTAGGGTGGTAAATTTTGCTCCAGCGTTTAGCAACCTGTGTGGGACCCACGGAACtagataagaaaaataaaaaaaactcccTTGCTCTCCCACATGCCTGCCTTCCTCCTCCGTCCGTTCATTCTGTTTCTTCGTCCGTTCCGGAACGCCGCCGATCCAAAATTCCAAATCTATCATTAGTGTTCTTTGTCCATAGCAGATGGCTCAAATCGATTGCTCTCGATCCCCTCTTCCAGATCCACTTGGTTTGCATTTGGGTTGGCAGGCTCACGTGGTCtttttggaaaaagaaagaagcagGGGATAGAAGAATGGGCTCCGATTTGTTTTGCTTTATCGAGCAAATCAGAGGGAACGGCCTCGCGCTCGTCTTGGCGTGGTGAATGCGCAGCTTGCGGATGTGTCCGGAGCAGAGGAGGTGGGGACGACCGCTAGCCAGGGCCGGTCGATTTGGGAGACCCAGCGCGAAAGTAAAACTTGGGAccctttaatataaacattatacaaatatatataaaatgttACTAATAAAtacttacattgttatcatcgacgttgatgttaacattttcttcatGATTCCTATTAGTTGGTTTATCCGCAACAATTATTACCAACTCATCGGGGTTCGTCGAAACGTCCGTAGGCTCAGAtaactcttgcaaaatttatccatagctcatctctgtgattctatcaactcatccacacgtctttttcttttctttttctcacagcctgattcatattttctaggcgacatgatatcccacagtgctgaaattattataaatatacaatagttataaattagttgaaattaaataatttatgatagtaaattaataattaatggtatgaAAAATTAGCAATCGTATGGTGTACATGGGTGCTGACGCAATTGAACATGAACAACCTGATCTCGTGCGACAAAGTCAAACAGTAACCTGGAATAATACACGCACGAGAGGATCACGCGCATGCGCGGGACGACGGGAGTGCAACTGTCGGGCGCAGGCGCGCAGCATGGCAGCAGGCAGAGCAACTTTTGGCGTGGCGGCAGCCCTAGCCCCTAGGCGGCGCTACGGCGTATGCGATCTATTCGCGTGTGCGTCGCGTTTCCCTGTTCGACTGCCTCATCCTTTAGGCTTGACACCTGGGGGTGGGGCCCGTACTAATCTGCAGCCTTGCAGGcttttgtttgttgtttcgaCGTTTCGTTTCTTCCTACTCCTGGGGGCCTCCGGTTGTATTCAGGTCTGGTTGTATTGTTGCCTGTTGGGCCTGTCAGTGTGTCACCTGTGCGCTGGGCGTTCTGGGCGCTGCCTAGGTGCTCCTGCACGCGCCTGACACCTAGGGGTGGGGCCCCTGGGATTTGGGGGCCCTAGGCAGCCGCCCCTCCTGCCTCCCAGGGCCAGCCCTGCCACTAGCGTGGCTAGAAGCAAGTGGAGCTCACTCGCGGGGCAGCGGCGCTCGCGTCCATACGCGCTCGGGGGAGGGAAGGGTCCCCGGCGAGCCCCAACAGCTGGAGGAGCCACCGGCGGCTCTACGGACGGGCGCCGTTAGGAGATCATTGAACGCTGCAGCCGCGGCATGGGTAGACCATGGTTGGCGCCATCGTCGTCCGAGGCtgaggaggagcctgaggagagGATGCAGAAAGAACTTTTTAATCAAGGCACGAGTGCAAAATTGAGCACCAAGTGCTGGGATAGCACCGGATAAAAGATTCTCTCCAATGTATGGCACCCTCTCAGCTGTTCTCTCTCTTGCTAGCAAGAATAACTCCAAGACAGGTACGACTGTAGCAAGTACAAGAACAAGGACAAGGACGACACCAAGAGAAGAAGGAGCACCGCAAGAAGGTCAAAGCGCGCGCCTTCATCACCTCTCTCAGCGACGTCAATTCCGACACCGACGACCACACtgactcaagctcaagtgaggagGACGACAACCACAAgacgaagaagaaggatggcaagaaCTTCAATGGCCTCTGCTTCTACTTCGGCAAGAACCGCGACGGGTACTGCGTCATGGCCCTCAACGCCGACAACAAGAAGGATAGCAAGGAAAGTGACTCCGACTTGGAAACAGAGGTAAAGCCCACTTCTGAACAACTTACCTTAGAAGTAGAGGAACTCAATGATTGCTTGCTAAATCAAGATAAGTTGCTTAAAAAGACTGCTCGTGAACGAATTGAGCTTAAGACTAAGTTGGAGAGTGCTTTGATTGAAATAGATATGCTTAAATCTGCTCCTACtatttctgatgttgttgaTTGCGATGAATGTGCTGTTCACATGGCTAGTATAGCTTCTttgcaatctaagcatgctttgcTTGTAGATGAACTTGATTTGACTAGGGCTGCTTTAGATGAAGTTAAAACTAGACATGTTTTACTTGGTGCTTGCAAATCTTGCCCAGCTTTACAAATTCAACTTGATAATGCATGTGCTAAGATTAAAGCTCTTGATAAATCTGATTTAATTGCTAAATCCAAAGTTCCTGAATGCACAAAATTTCATGAATTTAAACATGCTTTGCAAAATACTGAGGATGAAAATTACTACTTGCGCACTGTTCTCAGTTGGGTGTCGAGTAGGGAACCTCAGTTGGGTATGATGATTCAGGAGTTTAAGGTGGCTGATGGTTTTGTAATTGGGAATATGATCAAGCAGTGCAGATTTGATGGGTTGTATGAGAAGGTTTTTGATGGATTATATGAGAAGGTTTTTGATGGGTTGTATGAGAAGGTTGGTCAGTGTAGTGGTGAGAGAGAAACAAGCAACTTCCACCCCTTGTGAGTCACCCAAGCTGAGTGGAGAGCAACATAACCTAGATTGTGAGGAAAAACCTATAGAGTGTGTTAAAGATGGAGTGTTCATTGAAATACCACCAAAAGTTCCAAAGAAAACCATCTTGGTGGAAAAATCCAATCACCTCAGAAACAAGCTTGACACACTCCCTGATATGGCTTTGAAGCATCCTCCACCAAAATCCCAAGCCAAATCACAACCAAGAATGAACACTCAACCCAAAGCTAATCCACAGCTGAAAGTTAACCCTCAACCCAAAGCtaacccacagccaaaacaaTCAATTCGGTTTCACTGTGAGTACTGTAAAAGGGAGGGTCATCTTGAGAAGTTTTATTTTCGAAAGAAGAAAGCTTTGAGGTGTGAGCGTGCGTGGGGCAACAAGGATATGTACCACCCctctcatggtgtacatgcgcctagaacaactcctccacctcgtcgtgtgGATAGTGTGCATTCAAATCCTTCTTGGAGGTTTGCCAGCCATGCTCCTCGTCATGATCAATATGACTTAGGACAGCATGGTCGTGGCTTTGAGTCTCAGAGGCACAACAGACCACAATTTCCCCCTCGTGGTGGCCGTAGTCCTGTAGTAAGAtgagagatggttgattttgctaaccccactcttgagAAAATGGTTCGACACTGGTATTCTACTTGTTTTACTAACCCCAATATTGAGACATTTGCTCATCCTTAGTCTCCTTTTTGTTGACAGGTCGGAGGCTTGGAGAAGACACGGCTCATTGATTCCGATTGTTCTCGATATAAGACCggtgatcacagatggttctccagcctcaccccggTGATGATCAGAGAGTACATCACTTTTGGGGATAATAGCAAAGGAAAGGTATTGTCTGAAGGTGCAATAAAAGTAAGtgagaatttcatgctcaagcgagtTGCTCTTGTTGATTCCCTCAGTTTCAATTTGCTTTCGGTTTTGCAActgcttgatgatggttttgatgTTCGTTTCAAGCAGAGGGCCTTACGAATTTTAGACTCTTGAGGTGATCTTATGTGTATGAACATCCCCGAGGGTCAGTTTTTCAAGTTGAGTTCTTTAAGTTGTTTGGTCCCTCTCGGTGTTTAGTTGCTGGTTCTTCTTCTGAGCTTTGGAAGTGGCATAGAAGATTGGGTCATTTGAGTTTTGATTTGCTTTCCCGCTTGAGTGCTCTTGATCTTATTCGAGAATTGCCTAAGCGCAAATTTGAAAAAGATCTTGTTTGTGTTCCCTGCTGTCATGGCAAAATAGTTGCCGCTTCTCACCCACCTGTAAACcaggtgatgactgagcatcCAGGGGAACTATTGCACATGGATACAGTTGGTCTAGCTCGCGTTTGCTTAGTTGGTGGAAAGTGGTATGTTCTTGCGGTTGTTGATGATTTCTCGAGGTATCCATGGGTCTTTTTCATGGAAcctaaggaggaggaggtatgtccttttgttcgagatttgatcttgaggttgaaaaatgagcgACCTACAAATGCCATGAGAGCAATTCGCAGTGACAATGGTATAGAATTCAAGAAATCTCGTTTTAAAGTCTTCTAcaatgatcttggtcttgaacaccaattctcatcgccttatgtccctcctcaaaatggtgttgttgaacgaAAAAATTGGACTCTTTGTGAAAAGGCTAGGATGATGCTCGATGAGCATAGGGCTCCTAGAAAATATTGGGCCGAAGCCGTCAACACTACTTGCTATGTTTCTAATCGAATCTTATTGCGAGCTTTCCTAAAGAAAACCTCTTATGAGCTGATGCATCGACGCACCCCCAAAATAAGTCACCTGAGAGTATTTGgttgcaagtgtttcattcATAAGCAAGGtaatttggacaaatttgagtctCATTTTATGGATGGTATTTTTCTAGGATATGCTTCTCATAGTTCTGCATATCATGTacttaaccttgaaactaaccgAATCGTGAAAACTTGTGAGATTACCTttgatgaaactatgccttgcacaactcCTGTCTTTGAGATTGAACAAGCTCCACCTGCTGCACATGTACCTTCTACTTCGACTATGAGAGTTGATGGTCCTACCCCCACTCCCACTACTACAAGCCATCAACAAGTACCActacatgatgatgaagaagaagatcagagtgATCCAGCTGCTGTTGAGGGGGAAGCAACTTCAGAGCGAGATACTCCATGGCACATTCAGCGTCgccatcctccacaacagataaTCGGTAACTTACATGAATGCACCACTAGGCATAGCTCTAGGCAGATTTCACACTATGCACATTCCGCATTTGTTGCCTCTTTCGAACCCCAAaatattggacatgctttatctgattcaaatTGGGTTAATGGCATGCATGAAGAGTTGGAGAACTTTGAGTGAAATAAGGTTTgagttttagttgaaccacctccaaattgccatcatataggaacaaaatgggttttcaaaaacaagCAAGGTGAGtatgggttggttgtgagaaacgaagcgaggttggttgcccaagATTTTAGCCAAAACGAGAGAATAAattatgaggaaacctttgccCCTGTTGCCCGTTTGGAAGCAATTAGAATCCTTCCAGCCTTCTCTGTGGCTAGAGGTTTTAAGGTCTTCCAAATAGATGTGAAACGTGTCTTCCTAAATGATTTTATTaaggaggaagtgtatgtgaaacAACCCCCTAGTTTTGAAAATCCTAAACATGCTGATCGTGTTTTCAAACTTCAGAAAGCTCTTTATGGCCTTAAACAAGCACCTAGAGTGTGGTATGCAAGATTGAAATCATTTTTGCTTGTGAATGGGTTTGAATTGGGGTCAGTGGATAAACACCCTTTCTCCTCACGCAAGGCAATGACTTGTTGATTATTCAGATATACATGGATGATATTATCTCTGGTGGTTTTTCTCATGCTTTGGGTTCCAAGTTTGGAGATGATATGAGCAGGGAATTTGAAATGTCGATGATGGGTGAGTTGACCTTTTTCCTCgggctacaaatcaagcaaagcaaggatgGGGCCTTTGTGCACCAAGGCAAATACACGAATGATGTGCTGAGGAAGTTCGACATGGCTGATGCCAAGACATTGTCAACTCCCATGACGATGACAACGGCTTTGGATGCGGATGAAGACGGAGAACTGATGGACCAGAAGGAATACCGGAGCATAATTGGTTCCCTCCTGTACCTGACGGCGATGAGGCCCGACATACACTTCGCCGTGTGTCTATGCGCTCGTTTTCAAGCTTCACTAAGAACATCACACTGTCAAGCAGTCAGGAGAATCATGAGGTACCAAGGTCCATTAGCTCTTGCATAGCTAAAGGGACTTGATATTGCTCAAAGAGAGATTTGTGAATTGGTTTGGGACTTTCCCCGAGGTTCAttgaagaaatttgaatcggctcccattcacccctcTCTGGTTGCCCATTCCAATCCTTCATATAGATTCATGGTCTTTAATATTCTACTGGGTTGGCTTACAACAGCACATTTAAATCTGCCAGAGAGCAGAATTTGAATACAAAATAAATAGAAACTATATCTGCTCCCTCTCTAGCACTTGAGTGCAGCTTAGTAGCTAATGTTCTCATGTATGTTATCCAGGAGTGTAAGTTCAGAATTTCGGCTATCCCTGGTGACATAGATCAAGACCCACAACATGGCTCGGAGAAATGTAACACCTGAAGAACACAACATAACTGGGAGCGAACAACACAGTGCATCACCAATTTTTCATAAATAAATGCATAATAAGCCAATACGTTAGTATAGCATTCATCGCAGCCATAATCATACGGATGACATTTTCTGAGATAAAGACATGAATAATTAAGACCAATTATCACAAGCATCCTTGTTGACCTCGCCAGCCATTGAGGCGTCGACCCCGCCGGCGACGCGTCGACCCTCAAATAGCTTTGGCAAGGAGTTCGAGGCGCGTGCGCTCACGGTCTGCCCAAGCttgaaagaaaaggaggaaacaTGGTTGCCTATATTGACTCGCCACGGTTGCACGCTTATATGTGGTGAAAACACCAAAGAAATTTACATCAATACGGTTGTGATCGTCCAGGACTGCACCTAGATCACAACCGATCCAAATTCAATTACAATCATATCTCTAACATTCTCTCTCAATCTAAACTTATCTTCCTCTTGAGATTTAGATTGTTCTTGAACTCTTCTAGCTTACCAACTGGCAAAACTTTAGTGAACCCATCAGCAATCTGATCATGGGTGGATATCAACCGAATTTGCAACTGTTTCTTGGTTACTCTCTCTcgaacaaaatgaaaatcaattTCAATATGTTTAGCCCACGCATGGAAAACTGGATTTGCTGAAAGATAAGTAGTTGCTAAATTGTCACACCACAGGAGGTTGTGCTAACCGAACTCCCAATTCCAATAATAATGATTCCAACTAAATTAACTTTGCAGTAGCATTGGCCATAGATTTATATTCTGCTTTAGTACTAGATCTTGAGACAGTAGCCTACTTTCTAGCACTCCAAGATATAAGATTAGGATCAAGGAAAATTGCAAAGCCTCCAGTAgattttctatcatcaacacttccagcccaatcagcatcagagaaaaCACTCAAAGTTATAGAACTCACCTTCTTGATATGTAACCCAACATTCAATGTAAGTTGAACATAACGAAGAATTCTTTTAACTGCAGTCCAATGAACTGATGTTAGTGCATGCAAAAATGACATACCTTGTTTACAGAAAAGGCCAAATCCGGCTGAGTGAGAGTCAAGTATTGCAGCGCCCCAACAATACTTCTATAACGAGTGCTATCTTCTAGACCAAGTAGATCACCTTCAAAGCTTGATAATTTTTCCGAGCTA encodes the following:
- the LOC101783635 gene encoding U-box domain-containing protein 21; the protein is MALLARRARRAVTKAVSLGAGAGGVELAIPAHFRCPISLDLMRDPVTAPTGITYDRESIEAWLDTGRATCPVTHAPLRHEDLVPNHAIRRVIQDWCVANRSRGVERIPTPKIPVTPVQASELLFDLAGAARRRDAVPRCAEVVARIKALARDSERNRRCFASIGTGRALAAAFKSLASAADTAPAGRVLEDILAALVCMMPLDEEAAATLGSPSSLGSLVAIAESGSLAGRMNAVLAIKEVVSCDGAFVDLSRKLDEIVDALVKIIKAPICPQATKAAMVATYHLARSDERVAARLATAGLVPVLVEALVEADKSMSEKALAVLDAVLASEEGRESARAHALAVPVLVKKMFRVSDLATELAVSAMWRLGRAPRDGEEDDEVTRCLVEALRVGAFQKLLLLLQVGCRDATKEKATELLKMLNKYKGVGECVDAGDFRGLNKLSA